The Akkermansia muciniphila genome contains a region encoding:
- a CDS encoding bifunctional adenosylcobinamide kinase/adenosylcobinamide-phosphate guanylyltransferase has product MNATSPNTDANAARMTLVLGGIRSGKSQYAEQIAAGFGEKILYVATAEVWPGAGSLEYRVRKHRERRPASWLTLESPRHVAAAVRESGLLDQVDGVILECVTLLASNTLYAQKDPTDYEPFQEALIEEIEALKELISRSPAPWVLVSSETGMGISQADAETRHYCDGLGIANQLLAKSADEVYFMVAGLPLAVKKR; this is encoded by the coding sequence ATGAACGCTACATCTCCAAACACTGACGCCAACGCCGCACGCATGACGCTCGTCCTGGGCGGCATCAGAAGCGGCAAAAGCCAATACGCCGAACAAATAGCCGCCGGGTTCGGGGAAAAAATCCTGTACGTGGCCACGGCGGAGGTGTGGCCCGGAGCCGGCTCCCTGGAATACCGCGTGCGCAAGCACCGGGAACGGCGCCCAGCAAGCTGGCTTACGCTGGAATCCCCCCGCCATGTGGCCGCCGCCGTGCGGGAATCCGGCCTGCTGGACCAGGTGGACGGCGTCATTCTGGAATGCGTCACCCTGCTTGCCTCCAACACCCTGTACGCCCAGAAGGACCCCACGGACTACGAACCGTTCCAGGAAGCGCTGATTGAGGAAATAGAGGCCCTGAAAGAACTCATTTCCCGCTCACCCGCGCCCTGGGTGCTCGTCTCCTCTGAAACCGGCATGGGCATCAGCCAGGCGGACGCGGAAACGCGCCACTACTGTGACGGGCTGGGAATCGCCAACCAGCTGCTGGCCAAAAGCGCGGACGAAGTTTACTTCATGGTGGCAGGACTTCCCCTGGCCGTGAAAAAACGTTAG
- the cbiB gene encoding adenosylcobinamide-phosphate synthase CbiB, which produces MLPCPFILPAALLLDILAGDPPNRFHPVCLIGWCARHMEPLARRLWGGTFTAGMAAALGTCAAAWCACAAFLLPFSFFPSPWILWIPAVLVIYICMAPSGLAEHARLVANALRAGNDGAARHAVSMIVGRDTERLDRHGIARAAIESVAENLTDGVFSTLFWATAGCLAGGASGAAFAALTHRVFNILDAMWGKKNDRYRHFGTFAARTDDALNFIPARLILPCISLAALLVKGASARKALTTGWAFRRAHASPNSAWSEAAFAGALGLRIGGPVSYKGIPADYPWIGTGRTEAGVSDLALAIRLMWMTAATGTLVFSLILFFIPRF; this is translated from the coding sequence ATGCTCCCGTGCCCGTTCATCCTGCCTGCGGCCCTTCTGCTGGATATTCTGGCGGGAGACCCGCCCAACAGGTTTCATCCCGTCTGCCTGATCGGCTGGTGCGCGCGCCATATGGAACCCTTGGCGCGGCGGCTGTGGGGAGGAACGTTCACGGCGGGAATGGCGGCGGCTTTGGGAACCTGCGCCGCCGCATGGTGCGCCTGCGCGGCCTTCCTCCTTCCCTTTTCCTTCTTCCCTTCCCCGTGGATTCTCTGGATTCCCGCCGTTCTGGTCATTTACATCTGCATGGCCCCGAGCGGCCTGGCGGAGCATGCGCGGCTGGTGGCGAACGCCCTGCGGGCCGGGAACGACGGCGCGGCGCGGCACGCCGTCTCCATGATCGTGGGGCGGGACACGGAACGGCTGGACCGTCACGGCATCGCCAGGGCGGCCATTGAAAGCGTGGCGGAAAACCTGACGGACGGAGTCTTCTCCACCTTGTTCTGGGCCACAGCAGGCTGCCTGGCAGGGGGTGCCTCCGGGGCGGCCTTCGCCGCGCTCACGCACCGCGTTTTCAACATCCTGGATGCCATGTGGGGAAAGAAAAACGACCGGTACAGACACTTCGGCACTTTTGCCGCCCGTACGGACGATGCGCTCAACTTCATCCCCGCGCGCCTCATCCTGCCGTGTATTTCCCTGGCGGCCCTGCTGGTGAAAGGAGCCTCCGCCCGCAAGGCGCTCACCACGGGCTGGGCCTTCCGCCGCGCCCATGCCAGCCCAAACTCCGCCTGGAGCGAAGCGGCCTTTGCGGGCGCGCTGGGCCTCCGCATCGGCGGCCCGGTTTCCTACAAGGGGATTCCTGCGGATTACCCGTGGATAGGAACCGGGCGCACGGAAGCTGGCGTCAGTGACCTGGCCCTGGCCATACGGCTCATGTGGATGACCGCCGCCACGGGCACGCTGGTCTTCTCCCTCATTCTTTTCTTCATCCCACGCTTCTGA
- a CDS encoding autotransporter outer membrane beta-barrel domain-containing protein, whose product MHSSNTLRLNGADYDGPASLQSGMFNTPEKTPCHARHWMQAIAMTLACLGMLGTVHAQDTPKENLAGVYDATVARTASDAALGTVSATFSVTGSSNVRGIWGKSGTLSIDAIGGDAEFNVSSTRNNAFGIDTSSGVNLDIGTLAGTFNISAANTNATGIRSYGKILSIGTITANARISITANFSSNGIYAYQGRLDIGTMAGNISVELGTGNFARGLYAYGNTMDYQGPRYKDVNIGTFSATGSISAATTGGYGARGIQSNYGQVNITRLDGQITATSGSSDTSEDFSAIGIEARENITLGDMGATGSITATTNGMDAYGLFAGEEGGYQTHSNITIGHVDGAIRAEAMAGTAAGARSTGSLSVGDIRGTISASSTGIAEAYGLLAEFSLTTGMINGTVSAATAGNTAAALMGGAGITTLIGSTGVIEATATGEGATAYALYSGSTTGSSFYTENTADNITVHAGASISGIWELGGSGAEGSADTITLLSGTEAAPGLFDYTVRTTVNTNKSDTATRHSSVTLNVGSADNKANWTISTEKAAVLFNRVNVGYGSTVTLTGNSQILRDGAVMNNMGTLSGNGTLTIAEGMTLLNGTLVQNAAGTALEVGFDGLNVNLDLAQNATVGTTVLNTTDSAWVVTLDQIKDGITAMYGTRVDNFHLENYRMSYRLQGQVFLGEGTPIVVKPGESIYVGEGSKVIIGENLPEHGIVLEGGEADLSQSDAVISSGAVRGASGQLTLAAKDEKEQTLNWEHSGTVGYNASAADGGAFANLNVTAQDVKVAAKGSYAAENVVISNNATLVLDGRDASLGVEGGSIRLGEAFAHPDNPGHLVLNGSTVLSGVETNSGSTVSGSGTFKGEVTYYGSEIVIGSGPSAGYHNYEGGLNAWGGVQELTFIVNGTTAADATNGGWDTYSQMNVSSSYYVDGAHVNVVIGDNLLFSKEQSFSLSLVNLDPDTVIDPDGSLWDLTSIDPTLKGRTDLVTDTGFTVSGDGLHLIFNGKVNINAVKALRGEEASRIANTLWSSVRVVDSFAHTAASQLDFRGPGKRNLWFSGLGDFMNVSSVSGASGFDYKGGGYAVGVDYAWTKNWISGAAFGQTFGSFHSADKQFKANQDGLMLALYQRYHHGLRSGNSLDIDGYFTYGNMDNDADGTLGGSPTTASWNDDVYGFGLKGTWNIRLGNTDVLKPFAGIEFLHGSQGSFGEHSGSGAAWYQDGSVQNWSIPAGVTWQKQIAVGKGQYLLPQVTVAYAGDVSRRNASVKTDAFGTPFRVDGVHPGRHALIVHAGLNWIISSAWSAGAFYHLEQREHMTNQSVNATVRYSF is encoded by the coding sequence ATGCATTCATCCAACACGCTCCGCTTGAACGGAGCAGACTATGATGGTCCGGCCTCCTTGCAGTCCGGAATGTTCAACACTCCTGAAAAAACACCGTGCCACGCCAGGCACTGGATGCAGGCAATCGCTATGACCCTGGCCTGCCTCGGCATGCTGGGAACGGTGCATGCCCAGGATACTCCCAAGGAAAACCTGGCTGGCGTTTATGACGCCACTGTAGCCAGAACCGCCTCAGATGCGGCCCTGGGAACGGTCTCCGCCACCTTCAGCGTGACGGGGTCCAGCAACGTGCGCGGAATATGGGGGAAATCCGGAACCCTCAGCATTGATGCCATTGGCGGGGATGCTGAATTCAACGTCTCATCCACGCGAAACAACGCCTTCGGCATTGACACCTCCTCCGGAGTCAATCTGGACATCGGCACCCTGGCAGGAACCTTCAACATCTCCGCAGCAAACACGAATGCCACAGGCATCCGGAGCTACGGCAAGATACTTTCCATCGGAACCATCACGGCAAATGCCCGTATCTCCATCACGGCCAATTTCTCCTCCAACGGCATCTATGCCTATCAGGGGCGGCTGGACATCGGCACGATGGCGGGCAACATCTCCGTAGAGCTGGGCACGGGAAATTTTGCCAGGGGCCTGTATGCCTACGGAAACACCATGGACTACCAGGGCCCGCGCTACAAGGACGTCAACATCGGCACCTTCTCCGCCACCGGCAGCATTTCCGCGGCGACGACCGGCGGCTACGGCGCCAGGGGCATCCAGTCCAACTACGGGCAGGTGAACATTACCCGGCTGGACGGTCAAATCACGGCAACCTCCGGTTCCAGTGATACAAGCGAGGACTTTTCCGCCATCGGCATTGAAGCCCGGGAAAACATCACGCTGGGCGACATGGGAGCAACAGGAAGCATTACCGCCACTACCAACGGCATGGATGCCTACGGCCTCTTTGCCGGAGAAGAAGGGGGTTACCAGACCCATTCCAACATCACCATCGGCCATGTGGACGGCGCCATCCGGGCGGAAGCCATGGCCGGAACGGCCGCCGGAGCACGTTCCACCGGTTCCCTGTCCGTGGGAGACATCAGAGGGACCATCTCCGCCTCCTCCACAGGAATTGCGGAAGCCTACGGGCTGCTGGCGGAATTCTCCCTGACCACAGGAATGATCAATGGAACCGTCAGCGCGGCGACTGCCGGGAACACGGCGGCAGCCCTGATGGGTGGCGCCGGCATTACGACGCTCATCGGTTCCACCGGCGTCATTGAAGCAACGGCAACGGGAGAGGGAGCAACGGCCTATGCCCTGTACAGCGGCTCCACGACGGGCTCCAGCTTTTATACGGAAAACACGGCGGACAACATCACCGTCCATGCCGGAGCTTCCATCAGCGGCATCTGGGAACTGGGCGGCTCCGGAGCGGAAGGTTCCGCGGACACCATCACACTGCTGTCCGGCACGGAAGCCGCACCGGGGCTGTTTGACTACACAGTCCGGACAACAGTTAACACCAACAAGTCTGATACGGCCACCCGCCATTCCTCCGTTACGCTCAACGTGGGCAGTGCGGACAACAAAGCCAACTGGACCATCTCCACGGAAAAAGCCGCAGTCCTGTTCAACCGGGTCAACGTGGGCTACGGCTCCACCGTCACCCTGACGGGCAATTCCCAGATTCTCCGTGACGGGGCCGTCATGAACAACATGGGCACCCTGTCCGGCAACGGCACGCTCACCATTGCGGAAGGCATGACGCTGCTCAACGGCACGCTGGTGCAGAACGCAGCGGGAACCGCCCTGGAAGTGGGCTTTGACGGCCTGAACGTGAATCTGGACCTGGCGCAAAACGCTACGGTGGGCACCACGGTGCTCAACACCACGGACTCCGCCTGGGTCGTCACGCTGGACCAGATCAAGGACGGCATCACCGCCATGTACGGAACTAGGGTGGACAACTTCCATCTGGAAAACTACCGCATGAGCTACCGCCTGCAAGGCCAGGTATTCCTGGGTGAAGGCACTCCCATCGTCGTCAAACCCGGAGAAAGCATCTATGTGGGTGAAGGTTCCAAGGTCATCATCGGGGAAAACCTGCCTGAGCACGGCATCGTGCTGGAAGGAGGGGAGGCTGACTTGAGCCAGTCGGACGCCGTCATTTCCTCCGGCGCCGTCAGAGGCGCTTCCGGCCAACTGACGCTGGCGGCCAAGGATGAAAAGGAACAGACCCTCAACTGGGAACACTCCGGCACGGTGGGCTACAACGCCTCCGCCGCTGACGGAGGCGCCTTCGCAAACCTCAACGTCACGGCACAGGATGTGAAGGTTGCCGCCAAGGGTTCCTATGCGGCGGAAAACGTTGTCATCAGCAACAACGCCACCCTCGTTCTGGATGGCAGGGACGCCAGCCTGGGCGTAGAAGGCGGAAGCATCCGCCTGGGTGAAGCCTTCGCTCATCCGGACAATCCGGGGCATCTGGTGCTGAACGGCTCCACTGTTCTGTCCGGCGTGGAAACCAACAGCGGCTCCACCGTCTCCGGTTCCGGCACCTTCAAGGGAGAGGTTACCTATTACGGTAGTGAAATCGTGATCGGCTCCGGCCCCTCCGCAGGCTACCACAACTATGAAGGCGGCCTGAACGCGTGGGGAGGAGTGCAGGAACTCACGTTCATCGTGAACGGCACGACCGCGGCTGACGCTACCAACGGAGGGTGGGACACCTACTCCCAGATGAACGTCTCTTCCTCCTACTATGTGGATGGGGCGCACGTCAATGTGGTCATCGGCGACAACCTGCTCTTCAGCAAGGAACAAAGCTTCTCCCTGTCCCTGGTCAACCTGGACCCGGACACCGTCATTGATCCGGACGGTTCCCTGTGGGACCTGACCAGCATCGACCCCACGCTGAAGGGCCGCACGGACCTGGTCACGGATACCGGCTTCACGGTTTCCGGCGACGGGCTGCACCTGATCTTCAACGGCAAGGTCAACATCAACGCCGTGAAAGCCCTGCGCGGAGAAGAAGCCTCCCGCATTGCCAACACGCTGTGGTCCTCGGTCCGGGTGGTGGACAGCTTCGCCCATACGGCAGCCTCCCAACTGGACTTCCGCGGACCGGGCAAGAGAAACCTCTGGTTTTCCGGACTGGGAGACTTCATGAACGTCTCCTCCGTGTCCGGAGCTTCCGGCTTTGACTACAAGGGCGGCGGTTACGCCGTGGGCGTGGACTATGCCTGGACGAAGAACTGGATATCCGGCGCGGCCTTCGGCCAGACCTTCGGCTCCTTCCACTCTGCGGACAAACAGTTCAAGGCGAACCAGGACGGTCTGATGCTAGCGCTCTACCAGCGTTACCACCACGGCCTGCGCAGCGGAAACAGCCTGGACATTGACGGCTACTTCACCTATGGCAACATGGACAACGATGCGGACGGCACGCTGGGCGGCAGCCCCACCACCGCCTCCTGGAACGATGACGTGTACGGCTTCGGCCTGAAGGGGACCTGGAATATCCGCCTGGGTAATACGGATGTGCTGAAACCCTTCGCAGGCATCGAATTCCTGCACGGTTCCCAGGGTTCCTTCGGAGAACATTCCGGTTCCGGCGCCGCCTGGTACCAGGATGGTTCCGTGCAAAACTGGAGCATCCCCGCCGGCGTCACCTGGCAGAAGCAGATCGCCGTCGGCAAGGGCCAGTACCTGCTGCCGCAGGTAACGGTAGCCTATGCCGGAGACGTCTCCCGCCGCAACGCTTCCGTGAAAACGGACGCCTTCGGCACGCCCTTCCGGGTAGACGGCGTCCATCCGGGACGCCACGCCCTGATTGTCCATGCGGGGCTGAACTGGATCATCTCCAGCGCCTGGAGCGCCGGAGCCTTCTATCATCTGGAACAGAGGGAACACATGACCAACCAGAGCGTTAACGCCACCGTGCGCTACTCGTTCTAA
- the cbiR gene encoding cobamide remodeling phosphodiesterase CbiR — MKIPQKCRVPGLNIGCTSFIIPDYYVPAIRECVHYADDIALLLLEAGDRGEGLITPAEIRELAAIAADAGVKWNVHLPTDGGFATEESGRRYTENIIRAIDLTRELEPHTWVMHVVTDHIPGPDMRPHLTERETERILRSLEQITPHLPAPECLALENLERHPADYLDKLVSATPHSRCFDIGHVWKEGLRPEKLLPLWLPDIRMCHLHGLEKRDHKSLHHMPAATLDAILHPMWDIRFSPTITLEVFSLDDFLNSHQAMLESHERYISKH; from the coding sequence ATGAAAATTCCGCAAAAATGCCGCGTTCCCGGCCTCAACATCGGCTGCACCTCCTTCATCATCCCGGACTACTACGTCCCCGCCATCAGGGAATGCGTCCATTACGCGGATGACATCGCCCTGCTCCTGCTGGAAGCCGGCGACCGCGGGGAGGGACTTATCACCCCCGCGGAAATACGGGAACTGGCCGCCATCGCCGCGGACGCGGGAGTCAAGTGGAACGTCCACCTGCCCACGGACGGAGGCTTCGCCACGGAGGAATCAGGCCGACGCTACACGGAAAACATCATCCGCGCCATTGACCTGACCCGGGAGCTGGAGCCGCACACCTGGGTCATGCACGTGGTTACGGACCACATTCCCGGTCCGGACATGCGCCCCCATCTTACGGAGCGGGAAACGGAACGCATCCTCCGCAGCCTGGAGCAAATCACGCCCCATTTGCCCGCGCCGGAATGCCTGGCCCTGGAAAATCTGGAACGCCACCCGGCCGACTATCTGGACAAGCTGGTCTCCGCCACGCCCCATTCCCGCTGCTTTGACATAGGCCATGTCTGGAAGGAAGGTCTAAGGCCGGAAAAACTGTTGCCGCTCTGGCTGCCGGACATACGCATGTGCCATCTGCACGGACTGGAAAAACGGGACCACAAATCCCTGCACCACATGCCCGCCGCCACGCTGGACGCCATCCTGCACCCCATGTGGGACATCCGGTTCTCCCCCACCATCACCCTGGAAGTCTTCAGCCTGGACGACTTCCTGAACTCCCACCAGGCCATGCTGGAATCCCATGAACGCTACATCTCCAAACACTGA
- the cobS gene encoding adenosylcobinamide-GDP ribazoletransferase, whose translation MAVITTIRSAFGFLTRLPVGPWPLQNDLNGISAWLPLVGLVVGGLAGGLTWAATLLFPPLVCGVIGCACWVALTGGLHLDGVADCGDGLPVEVPRERRLEIMKDSRLGTFGGTALFFNLAFKGAALAALAACGSWELLLTACALAGLLARSQIFIAMRFPGARPGGMGEAFKQGTRPVHALAAAAVTLAACALAGWHGLYALLAALAGSTALLLYARRRLGGVTGDVFGCTVECTEWIVLLTFCTL comes from the coding sequence ATGGCCGTCATCACCACCATCCGCTCCGCCTTCGGCTTCCTGACCCGGCTGCCCGTAGGGCCGTGGCCGCTGCAAAACGACCTGAACGGCATCTCCGCATGGCTCCCGCTGGTCGGCCTTGTCGTGGGGGGGCTGGCAGGTGGTCTGACCTGGGCGGCTACCCTGCTCTTCCCCCCGCTGGTCTGCGGCGTCATCGGCTGCGCCTGCTGGGTGGCCCTCACGGGCGGCCTTCATCTGGACGGAGTGGCGGACTGCGGGGACGGACTGCCTGTGGAAGTGCCCCGGGAGCGCAGGCTGGAAATCATGAAAGACTCTCGACTGGGCACCTTCGGCGGCACGGCCCTGTTCTTCAACCTGGCCTTCAAGGGCGCCGCGCTCGCGGCTCTGGCGGCCTGCGGTTCATGGGAGCTGCTGCTCACGGCGTGCGCGCTGGCCGGGCTGCTGGCCCGCAGCCAGATCTTCATCGCCATGCGCTTTCCGGGCGCGCGCCCCGGCGGCATGGGGGAAGCCTTCAAGCAGGGGACGCGCCCCGTTCATGCCCTGGCAGCCGCTGCCGTCACCCTGGCGGCCTGCGCTCTGGCCGGGTGGCACGGGCTGTACGCGCTGCTGGCCGCCCTGGCCGGCTCCACGGCCCTGCTCCTGTATGCCCGCCGCCGCCTGGGCGGCGTCACCGGGGACGTCTTCGGCTGTACCGTAGAATGCACGGAATGGATCGTCCTGCTCACCTTCTGCACCTTATGA
- the cobT gene encoding nicotinate-nucleotide--dimethylbenzimidazole phosphoribosyltransferase, with protein MNKLHIPPLDEQAAKAALEHQKILAKPPLALGKLEPVAIQIAAMTGNPAPRLKDKAVVLFAADHHIADHGLSLTSTDVTYIQTRNFLQGGGTINAFTRNAGARLSVVDVGVNYDFGDLPGLVKRKVMHGANDFSRGPAMTREQALECLQTGIDMAREEKAKGLDIVAAGEMGIGNTTPSSAIVAVLTGTPVETVTGRGSGVKGEVIRKKIELIEQGIALNKPDPSDAIDVLAKVGGPEIGAMAGLMLGAASLRVPIVIDGFIAGAAAAIAQGIRPEAAQYFLGSHNSAEPGHKLIMDHIGVTMYMDLGLCLGEGTGAALFFPLLDAATRVLSEMKTLPELDITVPR; from the coding sequence ATGAACAAACTGCATATCCCCCCGCTGGACGAACAGGCCGCCAAAGCCGCCCTGGAGCATCAGAAAATACTGGCCAAGCCCCCGCTCGCCCTGGGAAAACTGGAACCCGTGGCCATCCAGATTGCCGCCATGACCGGCAATCCTGCGCCGCGCCTGAAGGACAAGGCCGTGGTCCTCTTCGCCGCGGACCACCACATTGCCGACCACGGCCTCAGCCTGACGTCCACGGACGTCACCTACATCCAGACCCGCAACTTCCTTCAAGGCGGCGGCACCATCAACGCCTTTACGCGCAACGCGGGAGCCCGCCTTTCCGTGGTGGACGTGGGCGTGAATTACGACTTCGGCGACCTTCCGGGGCTGGTTAAAAGAAAAGTCATGCACGGCGCCAACGACTTCAGCAGGGGGCCGGCCATGACGCGGGAACAGGCGCTGGAATGCCTGCAAACAGGCATCGACATGGCCCGGGAGGAAAAAGCCAAAGGGCTGGACATCGTAGCCGCCGGAGAAATGGGCATCGGCAATACGACGCCCTCCTCCGCTATCGTGGCCGTGCTCACGGGCACCCCGGTGGAAACCGTGACGGGACGCGGTTCCGGCGTCAAGGGGGAAGTCATCCGTAAAAAAATAGAACTCATCGAACAGGGAATAGCCCTGAACAAGCCCGACCCTTCCGACGCCATCGACGTGCTGGCGAAGGTAGGAGGACCGGAAATAGGGGCCATGGCCGGGCTGATGCTGGGGGCGGCCTCACTGCGCGTCCCCATCGTCATTGACGGCTTCATTGCCGGGGCGGCGGCGGCCATCGCCCAGGGCATCCGCCCGGAAGCGGCGCAGTACTTCCTCGGCTCCCACAACTCCGCGGAACCGGGCCACAAGCTCATTATGGACCACATCGGCGTCACCATGTACATGGACCTGGGCCTCTGCCTGGGAGAAGGCACGGGGGCGGCCCTGTTCTTTCCGCTGCTGGACGCCGCCACGCGCGTACTCTCTGAAATGAAAACCCTGCCGGAGCTGGATATCACCGTTCCGCGCTGA